A DNA window from Altererythrobacter sp. B11 contains the following coding sequences:
- a CDS encoding class I SAM-dependent methyltransferase, producing MSEQVSFGYETVEPEEKTRRVGAVFSNVAAKYDIMNDAMSGGMHRLWKDRFVRRVKPQPGEQILDMAGGTGDIAFRMAERGARVTVSDINQDMLDVGIERAVKRGIDTLVWSRQNAEELTFSSRTFDAYTIAFGIRNVTHIDKALREAHRVLKHGGRFFCLEFSTMEWPGMKEVYDLYSHRLVPRIGEAVAGDADSYRYLIESIRRFPPMPEFEAMIRAAGFGRTRVEPIMGGLVAIHSGWKI from the coding sequence ATGAGCGAACAGGTATCCTTCGGCTACGAGACGGTAGAGCCCGAGGAGAAGACGCGGCGCGTGGGCGCCGTCTTCTCCAATGTCGCCGCCAAATACGACATCATGAACGATGCGATGTCGGGCGGCATGCACCGGCTGTGGAAGGACCGCTTCGTCCGCCGGGTGAAGCCGCAGCCGGGGGAACAGATCCTCGACATGGCGGGCGGCACGGGGGACATCGCCTTCCGCATGGCGGAGCGCGGCGCGCGTGTCACCGTGTCCGACATCAATCAGGACATGCTCGACGTGGGGATTGAGCGGGCGGTGAAGCGGGGGATCGACACCCTCGTCTGGTCGCGCCAGAATGCGGAAGAGCTGACCTTCTCCAGCCGCACCTTCGATGCCTATACGATCGCCTTCGGCATCCGCAACGTGACCCATATCGACAAGGCGCTGCGCGAGGCGCACCGCGTGCTGAAGCACGGCGGCCGGTTCTTCTGCCTGGAATTTTCGACCATGGAATGGCCGGGCATGAAGGAAGTCTATGATCTCTATTCACACCGGCTGGTGCCCCGCATCGGCGAAGCGGTGGCCGGCGATGCCGATTCCTATCGCTATTTGATCGAATCCATCCGCCGCTTCCCGCCCATGCCCGAATTCGAAGCCATGATCCGCGCCGCCGGCTTTGGCCGCACGCGGGTGGAGCCGATCATGGGCGGATTGGTGGCGATCCATTCCGGATGGAAGATCTGA